A stretch of Plasmodium chabaudi chabaudi strain AS genome assembly, chromosome: 14 DNA encodes these proteins:
- a CDS encoding ribosomal RNA small subunit methyltransferase A2, putative has product MNKILAELIFALACFVTTKIYFVKSVKHEKRYERHHNFYYIGTYAKKIDKKISTPISNKININNNKTNIYFIKKNTFLLLNTSSEKSEFIYENSEQSGKNDILNNKFLSRDFEGIQVFPTKQKDEDDEQNLKTSLPSREFKPKRSLGQNYLRDENIIKKMVQAIELDASQFVLMKEKKKKILLKSKKDKIENETNENDKLKINENNCNSKNMESLKNDGKGIIELGCGLGQLSKYLFKKYKNMTAIEIDSRALAIISRTMPGFDFIHDDVLQINYKELSINKNTKLSVIGNLPFYITSQILFCLLDFYKYIEQAVVTIQYEVGKRIIAKPNDKDYSILSILFSLYTHPYLLFKIPSTAFYPVPKVEAAVMKIIFKEHNINCNLLFLKQVLKYAFQQRRKKLKSSLKGLLDMYKIQNVPPEFADLRPQQLYPEQFVELTNILFPLHDYPFDPTIQTKVWRKAKHGE; this is encoded by the coding sequence atgaaTAAAATTCTGGCGGAATTAATATTTGCCCTTGCCTGTTTTGTaacaacaaaaatatattttgtaaaatcgGTGAAACATGAAAAGCGATATGAAAGACatcacaatttttattacatagGAACATatgctaaaaaaattgacaaaaaaataagcacaCCTATATccaataaaattaacataaataataataaaacaaatatatattttataaaaaaaaatacatttttattattaaacaCATCAAGCGAAAAGTcagaatttatatatgaaaattctGAACAGTCAggtaaaaatgatatactaaataataaatttcttAGTAGAGATTTTGAAGGAATACAAGTTTTTCCAACGAAACAAAAAGATGAAGACGATGAACAAAACCTTAAAACATCATTACCATCTCGAGAATTTAAACCAAAAAGAAGTTTAggacaaaattatttaagagatgaaaatattataaaaaaaatggtgcAGGCAATTGAGTTGGATGCTAGCCAATTTGTTCttatgaaagaaaaaaaaaaaaaaattttattgaaatcaaaaaaagacaaaattgaaaatgaaacaaaCGAAAACGATaaactaaaaataaatgaaaataattgtaattctaaaaatatggaaagtCTTAAAAATGATGGGAAAGGAATAATTGAATTAGGATGTGGATTAGGACAGTTaagtaaatatttatttaaaaaatataaaaatatgacagCTATTGAAATAGATAGTCGTGCTTTGGCAATTATAAGTCGAACTATGCCCGGATTTGATTTTATACATGATGATgttttacaaataaattataaagaattatcaataaataaaaatacaaaattatcaGTTATTGGTAATTTacctttttatataacatcccaaatattattttgtttattagatttttataaatatatagaacaAGCTGTTGTAACTATACAATATGAAGTCGGAAAAAGAATTATAGCAAAACCAAATGATAAAGATTATTCTATTCtaagtatattatttagttTGTATACTCatccatatttattatttaaaattccAAGTACTGCATTTTATCCTGTCCCAAAAGTTGAAGCAGCagttatgaaaattatttttaaggaACACAATATTAAttgtaatttattatttttaaaacaagtattaaaatatgcttTTCAACAAAgaaggaaaaaattaaaatcaaGTCTAAAAGGACTATTAGATATGTACAAGATTCAAAATGTCCCACCAGAATTTGCTGACTTACGTCCACAACAATTATATCCTGAACAGTTTGTCGAACTtactaatattttattcccCTTGCACGATTACCCCTTTGATCCAACCATTCAGACAAAGGTGTGGAGAAAAGCAAAGCACGGGGAATAG
- a CDS encoding rRNA-processing protein FCF2, putative, whose protein sequence is MGSIKKSFNILETVSAEPISVLDYVNDTIRNKREEKETKKNSLSEWGYMKKPEKTDELKLQWKLIQHENLFTKNEYNKIKKDEKMPDFFQVATLINGDDKIKVGAGKESQSLHTSNRRPKKCLSALQLFEKNTEMKQWCIKKYTKLQTEKNIGGKSFVRKQRRELMKLKRT, encoded by the coding sequence ATGGGAAGTATAAAGAAGAGTTTTAACATTTTAGAAACGGTTAGCGCAGAGCCTATATCCGTTCTTGATTATGTAAATGATACGATAAGGAATAAGAGGGAAGAAAAagagacaaaaaaaaactcaTTAAGCGAATGGggatatatgaaaaaaccTGAGAAAACGGATGAACTAAAATTACAATGGAAATTAATTCAacatgaaaatttatttacaaaaaatgaatataataaaataaaaaaagatgaaaagaTGCCTGATTTTTTTCAAGTGGCTACATTAATAAATGGGGAtgacaaaataaaagttgGAGCTGGAAAAGAATCTCAATCATTACATACATCAAATAGGAGACcgaaaaaatgtttatctgctttacaattatttgaaaaaaataccgAAATGAAACAATggtgtattaaaaaatataccaaGTTACAgacagaaaaaaatatcggAGGAAAATCTTTTGTTCGAAAACAGAGAAGGGAATTAATGAAACTCAAAAGGACGTAA
- a CDS encoding osmiophilic body protein G377, putative: MRILLYTLLLCICSGFTKGQKAHNFDNIIKYLKEIKIIPQYIPDQLEENIQIIPPYLAYKYKNRIYYIHNNVDIYPVIDIKPKPIFPIDPEDIAECGHNNPKNPIDEELEEDDDDTVDTNTFVVDNETGMYVPNIQIDGIDGQTGISAGFEIPKNNQVPTDQNGPNAIVNIFPGEGCTNFPIGEIVDIKENKEICKDIKTGFEIFYKDNLYEYDEQNEKAPSHNINISDFYTFLNAIHILFHEGEYNKNYTINNIPVNDVKLFMKEVYINIHNSLKTYILFSGLNFSDYTYSPNEFSIDSLLNDFYHLTNDSNDNMSGSFENIERLLKYVATSKSKLTIKLVENAIKSFLDEHNLMVLDIKLIAHIFSTNRVLNYNENDIIKYAADLVNISEIDISPRIISTVFIYFAQKINIFPMPNYPTLFEYGNVLFLENNDLLETVDKIYNKFFKHFYRHGNNTNKGKSNMSHEEILDTIPWAEQIYSKFKSTYDLLAFKYGAILFYNSYVNIINYLSKNKNIKDIIEKNKGNHQIKTLDQFINELIKLLQIAPPESNTVKGTKESLPIFISLKDTNRHNSRVLSEDFDEDDIDIHETLEEYNDTSDQENKYFKELKITVENELIDERKKFVLAKNKAIKEEEERIQKEIDELDAKHELETQNLEKEEPQKEIIQDQEIDRQYEEGLEEEKEIDRQRLIALGKDVVKSPATRDSRNDQSYYEIAFNSLTRDPNETYTRIVKAGYDFITKAEEQFEQTVYRLKQTTAPIYPELKFEVLRSINKSFTTLMKKITNKENITKSDNLSSYKNDIISYLNEIAKKSPDGKYYMCIEDIMATQYKEYRDELMKLCDKKFYANFRKSLSKHYLKMMREFRITLKNAIKLAQDLAPSYDQKEYIPKFTSVYTERKNFYKNKYAEDRRKISKYLDGSYRNLLNKDHKLKQRAINKELQRIKLYTIDHINDASTKLYKVAYTELQIDKVYLFKQISEINTTVTELYKENESLNITLTNLEADLKNIPNFNSKNFSGKKETITKGITSAKENIKNNTNKINEFKDKFNSLCSQHDTVVKKMNTVHEIEKQFRLFKYEIEKSYKKELIKKEKIVDDFTHLRRVYKVIQETILDLFNELYDIENHHNELKIDLEILTENYNDKKIQVDVLEKLYQNQANTKEINMEPLVSQKAELLKLEAQMKVIQTNIDKLKIKRGIISNEVNFITSDSARNPPHTLNYLQKFPLDPYLRTNTVFEDFMEDLIINFEIDNQIYQKFIKIIKGYIRRVPKNAIFSFKFLENHNRKKIINEKYYQVYKKGLNTYIKHLYAFYTNFQKYVEAKKKRVTPNLLSENAGKTNLLSPQPTLISYLERNLIHMEDVLNKLKTDVYIPDVSYVITQPDYFLKEIKNDDPQNATLYKNLVSHYTQLVDMAYNINIVHENMTKYNKYYNHASDRILRYRASLKFFHEVSDKIYYLSFKEEKIRTAIVDGQVVQVDKYGRHIMPFSMLQYVDNVVEDVYDKDKYLNVIKEESIYPFPLKPLKDVYILGKSLKYNLLRNNQLSEFKTFVKAKMYTIIENHDINPYIFTKEELAKLNIIKDIDATNNNINLIEGSLHNFFSHYPNILQGTDNKIPNLVENTINDLLKKHGITYNALLEIIKYLKTKPNILRVKEIILLCEKIINKSNLYFINPDQLAFFIISTLDAFNIKVLMTNVKRNDNKSTIISYLNLLKMDHKKGFVLSNYVKDFILKFLKPKKSHTPLKYNPKLFEFLQSLNNSLDGNGKMYEAFKKKNPEFNTQLLSSIKNGLDAFLKYFIPTILSTHNIQGDFFAYEEYNKKETEAFLFDKVDDTKDLKKLLSTFLFSINSEVRKLHNNHINSVSFKCLKDHPHFNFVNMIPYIDKNKLNEKFQNYMKTTKTHNIQPIMVLFRLFFHPKNKDLFTYSNVISVVEKFFTSELFDNDTKHMIGKLVYSLMARLSFIVVSYLEPKIEDVVNGIDINLMNLFHTVINKMIYTLYCKNDKEHLEPFVPTSMIKNDKVFKLDALKIYNEFLMTLPDQDKRSAINFFQTDFPNVATTIISDALTFVNHHMKKEPGVYHSDEYVTLETLFKINYKLSSNPNLYYDNFDEFIQKKPEYTKAPNLLFIKRAEYDNSNNNIIYKNEINLEDIIDEKSFGLLTEELFKEHLTIKQVNNRFTDIMKKLKVLMPKLHVFKDKLEKSGNTEIEKDIYEYIYRRFKNINMSYSVQGLVYTPIKKLIDFILFPNVLVQNVDADYMTMQLGYKYNLYIKFLDQLSKCLIDIYYYNKNDSCMRFGNYTQNDTRIEQKVLNIMQTPFIETIEVNKNNYIYNKYISDNDDIFYYFINKLLSNKDNTDKEKLSIQIFKVKYFFLEITKFVIKKVLSTMPPSYLTKMTHQHIQINIDTIINSLYSLYKKNNKGKVSKDQHTSTYLYTVGSIIHFMHNASDNLPDFEIPDDLKPEELIVNPEEFATEDDHDEYDEDADEKVIIKKDLSDEEKNDKRSVFMGLDGKQKVKNIKYYLNNYISEFLLNNNISFKHLYQFIQNMDSFKAYLPTLTELYIFVDKHVNIINSIYSSQYIPYTQTDDIISIFVDTFKALGLEIYSV; this comes from the coding sequence ATGAGAATACTGTTGTATACTCTTCTTTTATGTATTTGCTCTGGTTTCACAAAAGGCCAAAAAGCacataattttgataatataataaaatatcttaaagaaataaaaataataccaCAATACATACCAGATCAGctagaagaaaatattcaaataattccACCATATTTagcatataaatacaaaaatagaatatattatatacataacaATGTTGATATATATCCAGTAATTGATATAAAACCAAAACCGATCTTCCCAATAGACCCAGAAGATATAGCTGAATGTGGTCATAATAATCCAAAGAATCCAATTGACGAAGAACTTGAAGAAGATGATGACGATACAGTTGATACAAACACATTTGTTGTAGATAATGAGACAGGTATGTATGTACCGAACATACAAATAGATGGCATAGATGGACAAACAGGAATAAGTGCCGGGTTTGAAAtcccaaaaaataatcaagtTCCAACAGATCAAAATGGACCCAATGCAATTGTGAATATATTTCCTGGGGAAGGATGTACTAACTTTCCAATAGGAGAAATCGTAgatattaaagaaaataaagaaatttgTAAGGATATTAAAACTggatttgaaatattttataaagataatttatatgaatacgatgaacaaaatgaaaaggcACCATCACATAATATCAACATATCTGATTTCTATACCTTTTTAAATGCtatacacattttatttcacgaaggagaatataataaaaattatacaataaataatattccaGTTAATGatgttaaattatttatgaaagaagtatatattaatattcataattctttaaaaacatatatattattttccgGATTAAATTTTAGTGATTATACATATAGCCCAAATGAGTTTTCTATAGattcattattaaatgaCTTTTACCATTTAACTAATGACTCCAATGATAATATGAGTGGatcttttgaaaatatagaaagaTTACTAAAATATGTGGCAACATCAAAAAGTAAATTAACAATAAAACTCGTAGAAAATGCAATTAAAAGTTTTTTAGATGAACATAACTTAATGGTCTtagatataaaattaatagcACACATATTTTCAACCAATAGAGTATTAAactataatgaaaatgatattattaaatatgcaGCTGATTTAGTAAATATTTCTGAAATAGATATATCTCCTAGAATTATTTCAACAGTGTTCATATATTTcgcacaaaaaataaatatcttCCCAATGCCAAATTATCCAACTTTATTCGAATATGGCAATGTCTTgtttttagaaaataatgacCTACTAGAAACGgtagataaaatatacaataaatttttcaaacatttttatagacATGGTAATAATACAAACAAGGGTAAAAGTAATATGAGTCATGAGGAAATATTAGATACAATACCATGGGCCGAACAAATCtattcaaaatttaaaagcACCTATGATTTATTAGCATTTAAATATGGtgcaatattattttataattcgtatgtaaatataataaactatttaagtaaaaataaaaatattaaagatatcatagaaaagaataaaggaaatcatcaaataaaaactcTAGATcaatttataaatgaattaataaaGCTTTTACAAATTGCACCACCTGAATCAAACACAGTAAAAGGAACAAAAGAATCATTGCCAATATTTATAAGCCTAAAAGATACGAACAGACATAATAGTAGAGTTCTTTCTGAAGATTTTGATGAAGACGATATTGATATCCATGAAACGTTAGAGGAATATAATGACACATCCGAtcaagaaaataaatattttaaagaattaaaaataactgttgaaaatgaattaatagATGAgcgaaaaaaatttgtacTCGCAAAAAACAAAGCAATAAAAGAGGAAGAAGAACGTATTCAAAAAGAAATAGATGAACTAGATGCAAAACATGAATTAGAAACACAAAACTTAGAAAAAGAGGAACcacaaaaagaaataatacaaGATCAAGAAATTGATAGACAATATGAAGAAGGTttagaagaagaaaaagaaatcgATAGACAAAGACTTATAGCTTTAGGAAAAGATGTTGTCAAATCACCAGCAACTAGAGATTCACGTAATGATCAATCTTACTACGAAATAGCATTCAACAGTTTAACAAGAGACCCTAATGAAACTTATACTAGAATTGTTAAAGCAGGATATGATTTTATAACAAAAGCAGAAGAACAATTTGAGCAAACAGTTTACAGATTAAAACAAACTACAGCACCAATATATCCtgaattaaaatttgaGGTGTTGCGGAGCATTAATAAAAGTTTCACTACattaatgaagaaaatcacaaataaagaaaatataactaAATCAGATAATCTAAgtagttataaaaatgatataatatcgtatttaaatgaaatagcaaaaaaaagtccagatggaaaatattatatgtgtatagAAGATATTATGGCAACACAATATAAGGAATATAGAGATGAACTTATGAAATTatgtgataaaaaattttatgcgaattttagaaaaagcTTAAGTaaacattatttaaaaatgatgagaGAATTTAGaataacattaaaaaatgcaataaAATTAGCACAAGATCTTGCACCTAGTTATGatcaaaaagaatatattccTAAATTTACAAGCGTTTATACGGAAAGAAAAaacttttataaaaataaatatgcagaAGATAGAAGGAAGATATCAAAATATCTAGACGGATCATATAGAAATCTTCTAAACAAAGATCACAAGCTAAAGCAAAGAGCTATTAATAAAGAATTGCAaagaattaaattatatactataGATCATATTAATGATGCTAGTACAAAGTTATATAAAGTAGCCTATACCGAATTACAAATTGATAAAGTATATCTATTCAAACAGATCAGTGAAATAAACACAACAGTTACTGAACTAtacaaagaaaatgaatctCTAAATATTACACTTACAAATTTAGAGGcagatttaaaaaatattccaaaTTTTAACAGTAAAAACTTTTCaggaaaaaaagaaactaTAACCAAAGGAATAACTAGTgctaaagaaaatattaaaaataacacaaacaaaattaacGAGTTTAAAGACAAATTTAATTCGCTTTGCAGTCAACATGACACTGtcgtaaaaaaaatgaataccGTACATGAAATTGAAAAACAATTtagattatttaaatatgagattgaaaaaagttataaaaaggaattaataaaaaaagaaaaaattgtagACGATTTTACACATTTAAGAAGAGTATATAAAGTAATACAAGAGACTATCTTAGATTTATTTAACgaattatatgatatagAAAATCACCATAATGAGCTCAAAATAGATTTAGAAATATTAACAGAGAATTATaacgataaaaaaatacaagtAGATgtattagaaaaattatatcaaaatCAAGCAAAcacaaaagaaataaatatggaaCCCCTTGTATCACAAAAAGCAGAATTACTAAAATTAGAAGCTCAAATGAAAGTTATACAAAcaaatatagataaattaaaaattaaaagaggaattatatcaaatgaagttaattttataacaaGTGATAGTGCACGTAATCCACCACATACTCTcaattatttacaaaaatttcCTTTAGATCCTTATCTACGAACAAATACCGTTTTTGAAGATTTTATGGAagatttaattattaactTTGAAATAGATAACcaaatttatcaaaaatttattaaaattattaaaggCTATATAAGACGGGTTCCAAAAAAtgctatattttcatttaaatttttagaaaatcacaatagaaaaaaaataattaatgagaaatattatcaagTTTATAAGAAGGGattaaatacatatatcaaACATTTATACGCATTCTACACTAATTTCCAAAAGTATGTTGaagccaaaaaaaaacgagtTACACCAAATCTGTTATCTGAAAATGCAGGCAAAACAAATCTTCTTTCACCACAACCCACTTTAATTTCCTATTTAGAACGAAATTTGATTCATATGGAAGATGTATTAAACAAGTTGAAAACAGATGTGTACATACCAGATGTTAGTTACGTAATAACTCAACCAGAttactttttaaaagaaataaaaaatgatgatccACAAAATGCAACACTATATAAAAACTTAGTAAGTCATTACACCCAATTAGTAGATAtggcatataatataaatatagttcATGAAAACatgacaaaatataataaatattataatcatGCATCAGATAGAATATTACGATATAGGGCATCACTTAAATTCTTTCATGAAGTATcagataaaatatattatctaaGTTTTAAAgaggaaaaaataaggaCAGCCATAGTAGATGGGCAAGTAGTACAAGTCGATAAATATGGAAGACATATCATGCCATTCTCAATGTTACAATATGTAGATAATGTAGTAGAAGATGTATATGataaagataaatatttaaatgtaaTAAAGGAAGAATCTATATATCCATTCCCTTTAAAGCCATTAAAAgatgtatacatattaggaaaatcattaaaatataaccTATTACGTAATAACCAGTTGAGCGAGTTTAAAACTTTTGTTAAAGCCAAGATGTATACAATTATTGAAAACCATGACATCAATCCATACATATTTACTAAAGAAGAATTagcaaaattaaatataataaaagatatagatgctacaaataataatataaatttaattgaaGGAAGTTTACACAATTTCTTTTCACATTATCCAAATATTCTTCAAGGAACAGATAATAAGATTCCTAATCTGGttgaaaatacaataaatgACCTTTTAAAGAAACATGGTATAACTTATAATGCCTTATtagaaattattaaatatttaaaaacaaaaccaaatattttaagagtaaaagaaattatattattatgtgaaaaaataataaacaaatcaaatttatattttattaatccTGATCAGCtagctttttttattatctctACATTAGAtgcatttaatattaaagtTTTAATGACAAATgtaaaaagaaatgataACAAATCAACTATTATCtcttatttaaatttattaaagatGGATCATAAAAAGGGATTCGTTTTGTCTAATTATGTAAAAGATTTTATActcaaatttttaaagcCAAAAAAAAGTCATACaccattaaaatataatccaaaattatttgaatttttacaaaGTTTAAATAATAGCTTAGATGGAAATGGTAAAATGTATGaagcatttaaaaaaaaaaatccagAATTTAATACCCAGCTATTAAGTTCAATCAAAAATGGTCTTGATgcctttttaaaatattttattccaACCATATTAAGTACCCATAATATTCAAGGTGATTTCTTTGCATATGAagaatacaataaaaaagaaacagaAGCATTTCTCTTTGATAAAGTTGATGATACTAAAGATCTTAAGAAGTTGTTATCTACTTtcttattttcaattaatTCAGAAGTACGAAAATTACataataatcatataaatagtgTAAGCTTCAAATGTCTAAAGGATCATCCCCATTTTAACTTTGTAAATATGATACcatatatagataaaaataaattaaatgagaaatttcaaaattatatgaaaacaaCAAAAACGCATAATATACAACCAATAATGGTTTTATTTAGATTATTCTTTCatccaaaaaataaagacttatttacatattctAATGTAATTAGTGTAGTAGAAAAATTCTTTACATCGGAACTGTTTGATAATGATACTAAACACATGATAGGAAAACTTGTTTACTCATTAATGGCTAGATTATCTTTTATAGTAGTTTCCTATTTAGAACCCAAAATTGAAGATGTAGTAAATGGTATTGATATTAATCTAATGAATCTATTCCACACAgttattaacaaaatgatatatacaCTTTACtgtaaaaatgataaagaacATCTAGAACCATTTGTTCCTACTAGTatgattaaaaatgataaagtaTTCAAATTAGatgcattaaaaatatataacgaATTTTTGATGACTTTACCTGATCAAGATAAAAGATCTGCAATCAACTTTTTCCAAACAGATTTCCCAAATGTTGCTACTACTATTATATCAGATGCATTAACTTTTGTAAACCAtcatatgaaaaaagaacCAGGAGTATATCATTCCGATGAATATGTTACATTAGAAACattattcaaaattaattataaacttTCTAGTAATCCAAATTTGTACtatgataattttgatgagtttatacaaaaaaaaccaGAGTATACTAAAGCAcccaatttattatttattaaaagagCAGAATATGacaattcaaataataatattatatataaaaatgaaataaaccTTGAAGATATCATTGATGAAAAATCATTTGGATTATTAACTGAAGAACTGTTTAAAGAACATTTAACAATTAAACAAGTAAATAATAGATTCACagatattatgaaaaaattaaaagtcTTAATGCCTAAATTGCATGTATTTAAAgataaattagaaaaatcaGGAAATACAGAAATcgaaaaagatatatatgaatatatatatagacgttttaaaaatataaatatgtctTATTCAGTTCAAGGTTTAGTATATACacctataaaaaaattaatagatTTTATCTTATTCCCAAATGTACTAGTTCAAAATGTAGATGCAGATTATATGACTATGCAATTaggatataaatataatctttatattaaattctTAGATCAACTATCTAAATGTttaatagatatatattactataataaaaatgacaGTTGTATGCGCTTTGGTAATTATACCCAAAATGATACCCGGATCGAACAGAAGGTTCTCAATATAATGCAAACACCATTTATAGAAACAATAgaagtaaataaaaataattatatatataataaatatatatcagacaatgatgatatattttattatttcattaataaACTCTTATCAAATAAGGATAACActgataaagaaaaattaagtatacaaatatttaaagttaaatatttttttcttgaaattacaaaatttgTTATCAAAAAAGTTCTTTCAACAATGCCACCTTCCTATTTAACTAAAATGACACATCAAcatattcaaataaatattgataCCATAATAAATAGTCTATACTCTctctataaaaaaaataataaaggaaAGGTAAGTAAAGACCAACACACTAGTACCTACCTATATACAGTCGGTTCTATAATCCATTTTATGCACAATGCAAGTGATAATCTACCCGATTTTGAAATACCTGATGATCTAAAGCCTGAAGAATTAATTGTAAATCCAGAAGAATTTGCAACAGAAGATGATCATGATGAATATGATGAAGATGCGGATGAAAaagttattataaaaaaagatcTAAGCgacgaagaaaaaaatgataaacgTTCTGTTTTTATGGGATTAGACGGAAAAcaaaaagttaaaaatattaaatattatttaaataattatatttctgaatttttattaaataataatatatcatttaaacatttatatcaatttattcaaaatatggACAGCTTTAAAGCTTATTTACCAACCCTAAccgaattatatatttttgttgatAAACAtgttaatattatcaattCTATTTATAGTTCACAATATATTCCATATACACAAACAGATGATATCATCAGTATATTCGTTGATACCTTTAAAGCACTTGGCCTAGAGATATACTCCGTTTAG